The Thermoplasma acidophilum DSM 1728 genome includes a window with the following:
- a CDS encoding fumarylacetoacetate hydrolase family protein, giving the protein MKILNFLDKDGPAGGVLLGDTLYPFAELSKISDVFKSFQITDDVIASNADQNDIDMIVEESKSKLRGRPIATTKILAPVLRSGKILCIGVNYMEHAKESRQKVMEHPTIFCKFQDSIIGNMDDITVPKDAKQIDYEGELVVIIGRSSGTAESSIFGYTIGNDVSARDLQFRTSQWLLGKALPTFAPIGPVIVGKNELGFARDLQIITRVNGTVRQNGNTSDMIFDVRAIVDYLSGYFNLGPGDIIFTGTPEGVILGLPENERVWLKHGDVIDVSITGIGTLTNRIN; this is encoded by the coding sequence AGAATTATCAAAGATAAGCGACGTATTCAAGTCCTTTCAAATCACGGATGATGTCATCGCATCCAATGCGGATCAGAATGACATAGACATGATCGTTGAAGAAAGCAAAAGCAAACTCAGAGGCAGACCAATTGCAACCACTAAAATACTTGCACCAGTACTCAGGTCAGGAAAAATACTCTGCATAGGGGTAAATTATATGGAGCATGCGAAGGAATCAAGACAGAAAGTGATGGAACATCCAACAATTTTCTGCAAATTTCAAGACAGCATCATAGGAAATATGGATGATATAACAGTTCCGAAAGATGCAAAGCAGATTGATTATGAGGGAGAACTCGTGGTAATAATTGGCCGTAGCAGTGGGACAGCAGAGAGCAGCATTTTCGGATATACGATTGGCAATGATGTTTCTGCCAGAGATCTGCAGTTCAGAACCAGCCAATGGTTATTGGGCAAAGCTCTGCCAACGTTTGCCCCCATCGGTCCGGTTATCGTCGGAAAGAACGAACTTGGATTTGCCAGGGATCTTCAGATAATAACAAGGGTAAACGGAACGGTAAGACAGAATGGCAACACATCAGACATGATCTTTGATGTACGCGCAATAGTTGATTATCTATCCGGGTATTTCAACTTAGGACCAGGCGACATAATATTTACAGGAACACCTGAAGGTGTGATTCTCGGCCTTCCGGAAAATGAACGCGTATGGTTAAAGCATGGCGATGTCATAGATGTATCCATAACCGGTATAGGCACACTGACCAACCGAATAAACTGA
- a CDS encoding mannonate dehydratase yields the protein MKLRIAEILLEDRPNDFWRSLKLMGVDEVTGILPRWFADWRNSYEDDPWDYYPLMRYRNMIEDSGFHLTAIEDNPPMQNIIYGTERRDEEIENVIRMIRNFGRIGVKVWCYNWMAGTGWSRTNTHIPGGYGSYVTGFDRSFIGDDLPRMGRIDAASLWKNLKYFLDEVIPVAEENDVRLAMHPDDPPLPSFRGIDRIMNSIEAYQRLIDLNRSEYNGITLCQGNFTLMTDDLPSVIRRFHDRIYFVHFRDVSGNSEKFVETLIGRGKTDMAACMNAYIEVDYRWIMRIDHSPTFPGDHELIPGYSYTGRIYSIGYVQGLFDSLSNHKQIS from the coding sequence ATGAAGCTCAGAATAGCCGAGATCCTGCTGGAGGACAGGCCCAATGATTTCTGGCGGTCGCTGAAGCTGATGGGCGTCGATGAGGTCACCGGCATCCTTCCGAGATGGTTTGCGGACTGGAGGAATTCCTATGAGGACGATCCATGGGACTATTACCCGCTGATGAGGTACAGGAACATGATAGAGGATAGCGGCTTTCACCTGACGGCAATAGAGGACAATCCGCCAATGCAGAACATAATATACGGCACTGAAAGGAGGGACGAGGAGATCGAGAACGTCATCAGGATGATACGGAACTTCGGAAGGATCGGCGTTAAGGTATGGTGCTACAACTGGATGGCCGGCACAGGGTGGTCAAGAACGAACACGCACATTCCCGGCGGATACGGGTCGTACGTAACGGGCTTCGATCGCAGTTTCATTGGAGATGATCTCCCGAGGATGGGCCGAATAGACGCGGCATCCCTGTGGAAGAATCTGAAGTACTTTCTGGACGAAGTGATACCGGTTGCCGAGGAGAACGATGTGAGGCTTGCAATGCATCCTGATGATCCGCCGCTGCCCAGCTTCCGCGGCATAGACCGGATAATGAATTCCATCGAAGCATACCAGCGCCTGATCGACCTCAACAGGAGCGAGTACAACGGTATCACGCTTTGTCAGGGGAATTTCACGCTCATGACCGATGATCTGCCATCTGTGATAAGGCGTTTTCACGACCGCATTTACTTCGTGCATTTCAGGGATGTTTCCGGCAACAGCGAGAAATTTGTCGAAACGCTGATTGGCAGAGGAAAGACGGATATGGCTGCGTGCATGAACGCGTATATTGAGGTTGACTACAGATGGATAATGCGTATCGATCATTCGCCAACGTTTCCAGGGGATCACGAGTTGATTCCGGGCTACTCTTATACTGGAAGGATCTATTCAATAGGCTATGTACAGGGGTTGTTCGATTCTTTGTCAAATCATAAACAGATTTCCTGA
- a CDS encoding helix-hairpin-helix domain-containing protein produces the protein MINEDLASMFEEIAYMILADGNEKSRFEANAYLRAARSLRSITEDVEDIYNRGGIEALTSVEGIGKKIASYIEEYIKTGRIKRYDDLKIRYPVDFRDLSRVQGLGPRKIVSLYKYAGVKNIDDLKAALADHRIASIPGFGEKSEKEIAENIQIAEMSFRRIPLPQGYRTAMEIADEIERAAGTVRVSVAGSIRRMRDTVGDIDLLCVTSDPPRAIAAFTGSKHCQRVVSSGEKKVTIATDAGVTCDLRIIDKGSFGSALQYFTGSKDHNIKLRKIAIDRGLKLNEYGLFRGNSNLVENQGEEKIYAELGMQYIPPELREDRGEIDRAISMTLPELVEAGDIRGDLYISYEFIRKYGADVLKKMERLQYFGVVLGSPEEKEGIKSVMNDGRIFLGIELTSKTYAEDAGEFDFTVLDLSGFPDEASARGAIESVKPTFIRNVTGRTFSSGRKMDPANIFEAAAKSGSAVMITASNDAFDPVAEDIMPHREGLMFALASFAQRPDDLGDMTFGIGIARRAWISKDRIINTMDYEKIAKIMRRP, from the coding sequence ATGATAAATGAAGACCTGGCCTCAATGTTTGAGGAGATCGCCTACATGATACTTGCCGATGGGAACGAAAAATCCCGGTTCGAGGCCAATGCCTACCTGAGGGCTGCCAGATCACTGCGATCGATCACCGAGGACGTCGAGGATATTTACAACCGTGGTGGCATTGAGGCGCTCACCTCCGTTGAGGGCATCGGAAAGAAGATAGCGTCGTACATCGAGGAGTATATAAAAACAGGCAGAATTAAAAGGTATGACGATCTCAAGATCAGGTATCCCGTCGATTTTCGCGACCTATCCAGGGTGCAGGGCCTTGGCCCGAGGAAGATCGTTTCGCTTTACAAATATGCTGGCGTCAAGAACATCGATGATCTGAAGGCCGCGCTGGCGGATCACAGAATAGCCTCAATCCCCGGTTTCGGCGAGAAGAGTGAGAAGGAGATCGCTGAGAATATTCAGATTGCAGAGATGTCCTTCAGGAGGATACCGCTCCCGCAGGGATACAGGACAGCCATGGAGATCGCGGACGAAATAGAAAGGGCCGCAGGAACAGTGAGGGTTTCCGTTGCGGGATCGATCAGGAGGATGCGCGACACCGTCGGCGACATAGACTTACTGTGCGTTACATCCGATCCGCCCAGGGCGATAGCTGCGTTCACCGGAAGCAAGCACTGCCAGAGGGTTGTGAGCAGCGGAGAGAAGAAGGTGACCATAGCCACTGATGCCGGAGTCACCTGCGACCTGCGGATAATAGATAAGGGCAGTTTCGGATCGGCCCTGCAGTACTTCACGGGATCGAAGGATCACAATATAAAACTGCGAAAGATCGCAATAGACAGGGGTCTCAAGCTGAATGAATACGGGCTGTTCCGAGGTAATTCGAACCTGGTGGAAAACCAGGGCGAGGAGAAGATCTATGCGGAACTGGGTATGCAGTATATTCCGCCGGAACTCAGGGAAGATAGAGGGGAGATCGATAGGGCCATATCCATGACGCTGCCTGAACTGGTTGAAGCAGGAGATATAAGGGGCGATCTATACATTTCATACGAATTTATCAGAAAATATGGCGCTGACGTGCTGAAAAAAATGGAACGCCTGCAGTACTTTGGCGTCGTCCTTGGGAGTCCTGAAGAGAAAGAGGGCATCAAAAGCGTCATGAACGACGGCCGCATTTTCCTTGGAATCGAATTAACATCGAAGACGTACGCTGAAGATGCCGGTGAATTCGACTTCACTGTGCTTGATCTGTCTGGATTTCCTGACGAGGCATCTGCCCGTGGGGCCATAGAATCGGTGAAGCCAACATTCATAAGGAACGTGACAGGAAGAACCTTCAGCAGCGGTCGGAAGATGGATCCGGCGAACATATTTGAGGCTGCGGCGAAGTCCGGATCGGCGGTTATGATTACCGCCAGCAATGATGCATTTGATCCCGTGGCAGAGGATATTATGCCCCACAGGGAAGGGCTAATGTTTGCGCTCGCATCTTTCGCCCAGAGGCCGGATGATCTAGGTGATATGACCTTCGGTATCGGAATAGCCAGAAGGGCATGGATATCGAAGGACCGTATTATCAACACAATGGATTACGAAAAAATAGCGAAAATAATGCGAAGGCCGTGA
- a CDS encoding mandelate racemase/muconate lactonizing enzyme family protein, with protein MKITGVNSYIVRNPWKKWVFIELETDDGSVGYGEATVFNGQFSVSSRLKDVSKFIIGKDPMNVRRLISEWFVSTFNRAHDMVNVALMSGVEAACWDIIGKHHGSPVYEILGGPVNERIRVYANGWYTAINEVEDWARAAKNVKNRGYTALKFDPFGAGSGFLSNDEFKRSMEIIRIVHDEVGDDVEMLIEGHGRFNRSMALRIGKELEKYENIGWFEEPVIPEDIEGLAILSRSLRVPIAAGERFITRYDFVEPFTKGAIHIAQPDVINTGGIIETLSIGAMAEAHNIAMAPHQAEGPINTFITLNVDAVLGNLKIQEMFDEFAYPQWAWDIVSARPEVSNGYVKLPRKPGIGIDLRDKVKEYLATEKDPDFNLFAAGWEKRGFS; from the coding sequence ATGAAAATTACAGGCGTGAACAGCTACATAGTGAGGAACCCATGGAAGAAGTGGGTTTTTATCGAACTGGAAACGGATGATGGATCTGTTGGCTATGGTGAGGCGACTGTCTTCAATGGACAGTTTTCCGTTTCATCCCGTCTGAAGGATGTCTCGAAATTCATCATCGGTAAGGACCCGATGAACGTCCGCAGACTGATCAGCGAATGGTTCGTGTCCACGTTCAACAGAGCCCATGATATGGTCAACGTGGCCCTTATGAGCGGAGTGGAAGCCGCCTGCTGGGACATAATAGGAAAGCACCATGGATCTCCTGTTTACGAGATCCTAGGCGGACCGGTTAACGAAAGAATACGTGTCTATGCCAACGGCTGGTACACGGCGATCAATGAGGTCGAGGACTGGGCCAGAGCAGCGAAAAACGTCAAGAACAGGGGATACACCGCACTGAAGTTCGATCCGTTCGGAGCAGGTTCCGGTTTTCTCAGCAACGATGAATTCAAAAGATCCATGGAGATAATACGCATCGTCCACGATGAAGTCGGTGACGACGTGGAGATGCTCATAGAGGGGCATGGCCGCTTTAACAGGTCCATGGCGCTGAGGATAGGAAAGGAGCTGGAGAAATACGAGAACATAGGATGGTTTGAGGAGCCGGTCATACCTGAGGATATCGAGGGCCTTGCCATACTGTCCAGATCACTGCGCGTGCCCATCGCAGCTGGCGAGAGGTTCATAACGCGCTACGACTTCGTTGAACCGTTCACAAAGGGCGCTATACATATTGCGCAGCCGGACGTTATCAATACCGGCGGCATAATTGAAACGTTAAGCATAGGAGCCATGGCGGAGGCTCATAACATAGCGATGGCGCCGCATCAGGCCGAAGGGCCGATAAACACATTCATAACGCTTAACGTGGATGCTGTGCTTGGAAACCTCAAGATCCAGGAGATGTTCGATGAGTTCGCGTACCCGCAGTGGGCGTGGGATATAGTCAGCGCCAGACCTGAGGTCAGCAACGGCTACGTCAAACTGCCCAGGAAACCAGGAATAGGCATAGATCTTAGGGATAAGGTGAAGGAGTATCTGGCGACGGAGAAGGATCCTGATTTCAATCTCTTCGCTGCTGGATGGGAGAAGAGAGGATTCTCCTGA
- a CDS encoding SDR family oxidoreductase codes for MFSDLRDKVVIVTGASMGIGRAIAERFVDEGSKVIDLSIHDPGEAKYDHIECDVTNPDQVKASIDHIFKEYGSISVLVNNAGIESYGKIESMSMGEWRRIIDVNLFGYYYASKFAIPYMIRSRDPSIVNISSVQASIITKNASAYVTSKHAVIGLTKSIALDYAPLLRCNAVCPATIDTPLVRKAAELEVGSDPMRIEKKISEWGHEHPMQRIGKPQEVASAVAFLASREASFITGTCLYVDGGLSIRAPISTPE; via the coding sequence ATGTTCAGCGATCTAAGGGATAAGGTCGTTATCGTGACCGGAGCGAGCATGGGCATTGGAAGGGCCATAGCGGAAAGGTTTGTGGACGAGGGTTCAAAGGTCATAGACCTTTCCATACACGATCCAGGTGAAGCAAAATACGACCATATCGAATGTGACGTTACGAACCCAGATCAGGTCAAAGCTTCGATTGACCATATCTTCAAGGAATACGGGAGCATTTCGGTGCTGGTCAACAACGCTGGCATCGAGAGCTACGGGAAGATCGAAAGCATGAGCATGGGGGAGTGGCGCAGGATAATCGACGTGAATCTGTTCGGCTATTACTATGCATCAAAGTTCGCCATTCCGTACATGATCAGGTCCAGAGATCCCAGCATAGTGAACATATCGTCGGTGCAGGCATCGATCATAACAAAGAACGCCTCAGCCTACGTCACGTCTAAGCATGCCGTCATCGGTCTGACGAAGAGCATCGCGCTGGACTACGCCCCCTTACTCAGATGCAATGCCGTATGCCCTGCCACGATCGATACGCCGCTCGTCAGGAAAGCTGCTGAACTAGAAGTCGGCAGCGACCCGATGAGGATAGAGAAAAAGATCTCCGAATGGGGGCACGAACACCCCATGCAGCGCATCGGAAAACCGCAGGAAGTTGCCTCAGCCGTCGCGTTTCTTGCCTCAAGGGAAGCCTCGTTCATTACCGGCACATGCCTCTACGTAGATGGCGGCCTCAGCATACGTGCACCCATAAGCACGCCAGAATGA
- a CDS encoding MBL fold metallo-hydrolase, which translates to MTSNDSYSVRVFKVGESEVPGAEVYWMKDFWTWERLSFHMVLAYNDDRSFLINTGMPLDLTLRNQEMKKFAGDRAIFRSEDSIEMLRKAGFTPDDIDYVALTPVQDYTIGRLNEFRKSKIFIFRDGWIKDIAAPAYAYFHNRDLFIPKNIFDFVYGEGWKNIIFYDGETELVPGIRAIPVGCHHRSSVAFAINAKDGTYVFTDASFKAENVRNRIPIGIAENIYECLSAYEKIEKIGKLLPAYDPAIDDLYIK; encoded by the coding sequence ATGACTTCGAATGATTCCTATTCTGTCAGGGTATTCAAGGTTGGGGAATCGGAAGTTCCGGGCGCAGAAGTTTATTGGATGAAAGACTTTTGGACCTGGGAACGTCTTTCATTTCATATGGTGCTGGCATACAATGATGACCGATCATTCCTCATAAACACCGGTATGCCCCTTGATCTTACTTTGAGAAACCAGGAAATGAAAAAATTCGCTGGTGATCGCGCTATTTTCCGATCGGAAGATTCTATAGAGATGCTGCGCAAGGCCGGTTTTACACCAGATGACATTGATTACGTGGCATTAACTCCAGTTCAGGATTACACGATCGGTAGGCTCAATGAATTCAGAAAATCAAAGATATTCATATTTAGAGATGGCTGGATCAAGGATATCGCAGCACCAGCATACGCATACTTTCACAATCGCGACCTTTTCATTCCAAAAAATATATTTGATTTTGTCTATGGCGAAGGATGGAAAAACATAATTTTCTATGATGGCGAGACGGAACTCGTTCCGGGAATAAGGGCTATACCTGTAGGATGCCACCATAGATCTTCAGTTGCGTTCGCAATAAATGCGAAGGATGGCACTTATGTATTCACAGACGCCTCATTCAAAGCAGAAAACGTAAGGAATAGAATACCCATAGGCATCGCTGAAAACATTTATGAATGTCTATCTGCGTACGAAAAAATAGAAAAAATCGGCAAGTTATTGCCGGCGTACGATCCAGCTATCGACGATCTATATATAAAATAA
- a CDS encoding L-rhamnonate dehydratase has translation MSKIKSLEKISEENVTQQVFPYTKPTDYYKDMIGEVSPAEAAMITKIVFVKMETEDGIRSYISVTEPVWKYLEGISKYVNLFDVSEISKAWDFLYRITLPNGRSGLALHAISAVNLLMYDAYSKELGIPVYRLIGGSTRKQIRAYASHLHPDKDENLEAEAKHYLEEGYTDMKMRFIASPSDPYAVEKNLHLVKIIRDVVGYSVNLAGDFWMSLNYNFAYKMIRALEKYDLAWIEEPLLPDDFEGYSRLTKKVEIPISAGEHHYHVFDFKRLLDAGVTILQPDATWVGGITPMKKIAGLAESYGAQIIPHAGNIYNLHFIISEPEAITPMAEYLTRYRDWMEQHIVNVPRATGARFVLNDDPGFGIRYDFE, from the coding sequence ATGAGCAAGATAAAATCGCTCGAAAAAATATCAGAGGAGAATGTTACACAACAGGTATTTCCATATACCAAGCCTACCGACTACTACAAGGACATGATAGGGGAGGTTTCACCGGCTGAGGCGGCAATGATAACGAAGATCGTGTTCGTAAAGATGGAAACAGAGGATGGTATAAGAAGTTATATTTCAGTAACAGAGCCAGTCTGGAAATATCTTGAGGGCATAAGCAAATACGTGAATTTATTCGATGTGTCAGAGATAAGCAAGGCATGGGATTTCCTTTATAGGATAACACTCCCCAACGGACGATCTGGCCTGGCGCTTCATGCTATTAGCGCCGTAAATCTTCTGATGTACGATGCATATTCGAAGGAACTTGGAATCCCCGTCTATAGACTCATAGGCGGGTCCACAAGAAAGCAAATTAGGGCCTATGCAAGTCATCTTCATCCAGACAAAGATGAGAATCTGGAGGCTGAAGCTAAGCATTACCTTGAAGAGGGCTATACAGATATGAAGATGAGGTTCATAGCTTCACCCTCTGATCCATACGCCGTCGAGAAGAACCTGCATCTTGTGAAAATAATTAGAGACGTCGTAGGATATTCGGTGAATCTCGCCGGTGACTTCTGGATGTCTCTAAACTACAATTTCGCATACAAAATGATAAGGGCCTTAGAAAAATATGATCTCGCGTGGATCGAAGAACCCCTGTTGCCTGACGATTTTGAAGGGTACAGCCGCCTAACGAAGAAGGTAGAGATACCCATATCTGCTGGAGAACATCACTATCATGTCTTCGACTTCAAGCGTCTGTTGGATGCCGGAGTGACGATATTGCAACCTGATGCAACCTGGGTCGGTGGGATAACTCCCATGAAGAAGATCGCGGGATTAGCAGAATCATACGGTGCTCAAATCATTCCCCACGCAGGGAACATATACAATTTGCATTTCATAATATCGGAACCTGAAGCAATAACACCAATGGCGGAATATCTGACAAGGTACAGGGACTGGATGGAACAGCATATAGTTAACGTGCCGAGGGCGACTGGTGCTAGGTTTGTACTCAACGATGATCCTGGATTCGGGATAAGATATGACTTCGAATGA